In the Candidatus Electrothrix sp. GW3-4 genome, one interval contains:
- the ftsA gene encoding cell division protein FtsA produces the protein MCAMEELDIKVAAEAEETEQAQETNRVEPSRGTGELVAGLDIGTTKICAVIGEVFEDGCVNIIGVGTAASSGMKKGVVVNIESTVKAIRQAIDSASDMAGCDIETVYVGIAGTHIKGFNSPGIIAINNQQIRQKEIQAVIHAAQTVKISDNQQIIHVLPQEYMVDDHTGIQNPLGMTGVRLATNVHIVTADVTSLHNLVTSCSRAGLNVAEVVLESVASSRAVLTSDEMELGVALLDIGGGTTDLAVFCNGTIKYTWELALGGNNLTNDLSVGLRTPLQEAEMLKYRYGGAVSSLVKDNHIIEVPTVGDRKARKVSQRVMVEILEARMEEILQVVNKKICGSGYRNRINAGMVITGGTALLANVVEMAEQVFDMPVRVSFPRGVGGRVEDVESPRCTTAVGLVLYGCNNKEMVAVEHEGLISRMRTFLKNMI, from the coding sequence ATGTGCGCAATGGAAGAGCTGGATATAAAGGTGGCTGCTGAGGCGGAAGAAACAGAGCAAGCGCAAGAAACCAATAGAGTTGAGCCGAGCCGGGGAACCGGAGAGCTGGTTGCCGGTCTTGATATCGGAACCACCAAGATATGCGCTGTGATCGGCGAGGTCTTTGAAGATGGCTGTGTGAACATCATCGGGGTGGGCACAGCTGCATCTTCAGGGATGAAAAAAGGTGTGGTGGTCAATATTGAATCAACGGTCAAGGCGATTCGTCAGGCCATTGACAGTGCCTCGGATATGGCTGGCTGTGATATTGAGACGGTCTATGTCGGCATCGCCGGGACCCATATCAAGGGCTTTAATTCTCCCGGAATTATTGCCATCAATAACCAGCAGATCCGGCAGAAAGAGATTCAGGCGGTCATTCACGCGGCTCAGACCGTCAAGATCTCAGATAATCAGCAGATTATTCATGTCCTGCCGCAGGAGTACATGGTTGATGATCACACCGGGATTCAGAACCCGCTGGGCATGACCGGAGTTCGGCTGGCAACCAACGTCCATATCGTGACCGCTGATGTCACCTCGCTCCATAACCTGGTCACCAGTTGCAGCCGGGCCGGATTGAATGTCGCCGAGGTGGTTCTGGAGTCTGTGGCCTCTTCTCGCGCCGTCTTGACATCCGATGAAATGGAGTTGGGTGTGGCCCTGCTGGATATTGGCGGGGGGACCACGGATCTGGCTGTTTTCTGTAACGGCACCATTAAGTACACCTGGGAACTGGCCCTGGGCGGCAATAACCTGACCAATGATCTTTCTGTGGGCTTGCGGACCCCCTTACAGGAGGCAGAGATGCTCAAGTATCGATACGGTGGAGCGGTCTCTTCTTTGGTGAAAGATAATCATATTATCGAGGTGCCCACCGTCGGTGATCGTAAGGCCCGTAAGGTCTCGCAGCGGGTGATGGTGGAAATTCTGGAGGCCAGAATGGAAGAGATCCTTCAGGTGGTGAATAAGAAGATCTGTGGTTCTGGATATAGAAACCGGATTAATGCGGGCATGGTCATCACTGGTGGCACCGCCCTCTTGGCCAATGTGGTCGAAATGGCCGAGCAGGTCTTTGATATGCCAGTACGGGTCAGCTTTCCTCGGGGCGTTGGGGGCAGGGTGGAAGATGTTGAATCACCGCGTTGTACCACTGCTGTTGGGCTTGTTTTATACGGTTGTAATAATAAAGAGATGGTGGCGGTTGAGCATGAGGGTCTTATAAGTAGGATGAGGACTTTTCTGAAAAACATGATTTAA
- the ftsZ gene encoding cell division protein FtsZ, with product MSYRMAEEESVATIKVIGVGGGGGNAINTMVDNRLTGVQFIAANTDMQALENSKADIRIQLGPTITKGMGAGADPAMGRDAAQESLDDLANAISDADMVFVTAGLGGGTGTGAAPIIARLSKEQGALTVSVVTKPFYFEAKKRMHNAEAGWEELKKNSDTIITVPNDRLLGLMQKNSTLVDMMKMVDDVLLQAVKGITDLINLPGHINVDFADLKTVMKEVGPAIMGSGSASGENRASEAAKRAIDNQLLEDVGIDGALGILINISATSSLTMGEFMEASALIQEKAHEDANIIIGALFDENMGDELRVTVIATGIANFEDSAETISEFDVVGRANNKKVKMLNASDKGGLDLERPPTNQPTSFARPNPVPKGLRPMPTPIFDEQNDLAEWDEPAYIRKKAN from the coding sequence ATGTCATATAGAATGGCAGAAGAAGAGTCAGTGGCGACTATCAAGGTGATCGGAGTCGGTGGCGGTGGGGGAAATGCCATTAACACCATGGTTGATAATCGGCTGACCGGCGTTCAGTTTATTGCTGCGAATACTGATATGCAGGCTCTGGAGAACTCCAAAGCGGATATTCGTATCCAGCTGGGGCCGACCATTACCAAGGGCATGGGGGCCGGGGCTGATCCGGCTATGGGACGAGATGCGGCCCAGGAAAGTCTGGATGACCTGGCCAATGCCATCTCTGATGCAGATATGGTCTTTGTCACCGCTGGTCTTGGCGGTGGTACCGGGACAGGGGCTGCACCTATTATTGCCCGGCTCAGTAAGGAGCAGGGGGCCCTGACCGTTTCGGTGGTCACCAAGCCCTTTTATTTTGAAGCCAAGAAACGCATGCATAATGCAGAGGCCGGTTGGGAGGAGCTGAAGAAGAACTCCGATACCATTATTACGGTCCCCAATGATCGCCTGTTGGGCCTTATGCAAAAGAATTCCACCTTGGTTGATATGATGAAGATGGTGGATGATGTGCTGCTGCAGGCCGTCAAGGGAATTACCGATCTCATCAATCTGCCTGGCCATATTAATGTGGACTTTGCCGACCTGAAGACCGTTATGAAGGAGGTCGGACCGGCCATCATGGGCTCTGGTTCCGCTTCTGGAGAAAATCGGGCCAGCGAGGCTGCTAAGCGAGCCATTGATAATCAGCTGCTGGAGGATGTGGGGATTGACGGTGCCTTGGGTATTCTGATCAATATCTCTGCCACCAGTTCGTTGACTATGGGCGAGTTTATGGAGGCCTCTGCCCTGATTCAGGAGAAGGCCCATGAAGACGCCAATATTATCATCGGCGCCCTGTTTGATGAAAATATGGGTGATGAGTTGCGCGTGACCGTGATCGCCACGGGTATTGCCAATTTTGAGGATTCTGCGGAGACTATCTCTGAGTTTGACGTGGTGGGCCGCGCCAATAATAAGAAGGTAAAGATGCTCAATGCCAGCGACAAAGGTGGGCTTGACCTGGAACGTCCGCCGACCAACCAGCCGACGAGCTTTGCCCGCCCTAATCCGGTACCCAAGGGTTTGCGTCCTATGCCCACCCCGATCTTTGATGAGCAGAATGATCTGGCGGAATGGGATGAGCCTGCCTATATCCGGAAAAAGGCAAATTGA
- a CDS encoding DUF493 domain-containing protein, with protein sequence MSEKIPQQTLDGCKPEIHYPCVWQYKVIGMERQAIQAALSEELGDAPYSLSESRTSRKGKYISLNLELTVHNEEQRLHLYSSLTAHPSIKLVL encoded by the coding sequence ATGAGCGAAAAGATACCACAGCAGACACTCGATGGCTGCAAACCAGAGATTCACTACCCCTGTGTCTGGCAGTACAAGGTTATTGGCATGGAACGCCAAGCAATACAGGCCGCCCTTTCCGAAGAACTGGGAGACGCCCCCTATTCCCTGTCCGAATCCCGCACCTCACGGAAGGGGAAGTATATCAGCCTCAACCTGGAGCTGACCGTACATAATGAGGAACAAAGGCTCCACCTGTACAGTTCCCTGACCGCCCATCCCTCGATCAAGCTGGTCCTATGA
- a CDS encoding FtsQ-type POTRA domain-containing protein has product MARKKIRYRRQRAGRSPMLRQFRSNYVRPAQLRIRVNMGRYQQPTSAVHKPELNVQLIRKSLFLLGLVLLTVVVVRWGMRTLERSGIFSVRQVTVQGNRMSNEAQIRTLADMRQGEQLFSVTPEEIAERICQHPWVHQAEVERVWPDTLTIRVHEYRPLAMISIEDGQQGLYYLDHDGTIFARVEPLQDIDYPVITGFAPQDREEEIAGIDLGADAMTEDARAFLHVAAQGNPILPLQSISEIHVSHERGIIVYLVEHPFPIYIGYGNVEKRYYQLVKLLGRFYRKKKIEGIREIRMDYHEGRILVARSEP; this is encoded by the coding sequence GTGGCTCGAAAAAAAATACGATATAGACGGCAGAGGGCAGGGCGCTCTCCCATGCTTCGCCAATTTCGCTCCAATTATGTCCGGCCTGCGCAGTTGCGGATCCGGGTCAATATGGGGCGGTACCAGCAGCCGACCTCTGCTGTTCATAAGCCGGAGCTGAATGTTCAGCTGATCAGAAAAAGCCTTTTTCTGCTGGGATTGGTTCTATTGACGGTCGTTGTTGTTCGTTGGGGCATGCGTACCTTGGAGCGCTCAGGGATTTTTTCGGTGCGGCAGGTGACGGTGCAGGGCAATCGGATGAGCAATGAGGCGCAAATACGTACCCTTGCTGATATGCGGCAGGGAGAACAACTTTTCTCTGTTACCCCAGAGGAGATTGCCGAGCGTATTTGTCAGCATCCCTGGGTTCACCAGGCAGAGGTCGAACGTGTTTGGCCGGATACCTTGACCATACGGGTACATGAGTATCGTCCCCTGGCCATGATCAGTATTGAGGATGGACAGCAGGGGTTATACTACCTTGATCATGACGGGACCATTTTTGCTCGGGTGGAACCTTTGCAGGATATTGATTATCCCGTTATAACAGGTTTTGCTCCTCAGGATAGGGAGGAGGAAATAGCAGGGATCGACCTGGGAGCAGACGCCATGACAGAGGATGCGCGTGCATTCTTGCATGTTGCTGCGCAGGGAAATCCGATTCTTCCCTTGCAGTCTATCTCTGAGATACATGTGAGCCATGAAAGAGGAATTATTGTCTATCTTGTTGAACACCCCTTTCCTATTTATATAGGATATGGTAATGTCGAAAAAAGATATTATCAGCTCGTTAAATTGCTTGGGCGGTTTTATCGGAAGAAGAAAATAGAGGGCATTAGGGAAATTCGAATGGATTATCATGAGGGCCGTATTCTTGTGGCCAGGTCAGAGCCGTAG
- the murB gene encoding UDP-N-acetylmuramate dehydrogenase: MKRQQREELVALTKNWPSAMCFDVPMASYSTLRAGGRAAAFIDIHGLAELQALLGQLHEQGLVFRVIGRGSNILVTDKGFPGVMIRLKGELARVASVAGSGRRVPEEDGALINAGGGCSLASFLSWCTKQGLSGLEFMAGIPGSVGGAVRMNAGALGGEIGDRLHSVECVDGSGSLIRVPRAELRLSYRKAELAGKELDGVIVASACFRMQPGVQEEIRSRCAGFLAQRKGKQPAGVASAGSFFKNPVGDAAGRLIEAAGLKGHRCGGAMVSPVHANFIVNTGKSSATDILTLMEQVQETVLQKFAVSLEPEVEII; this comes from the coding sequence ATGAAGAGGCAACAGCGTGAGGAACTGGTAGCATTGACCAAGAATTGGCCATCGGCCATGTGCTTTGATGTGCCCATGGCCTCCTATTCCACCCTGCGGGCAGGGGGGAGAGCGGCCGCCTTTATTGATATTCACGGTCTGGCTGAGTTGCAGGCGCTTCTTGGACAGCTGCATGAACAAGGGCTTGTCTTTCGGGTGATCGGGCGGGGCTCTAATATTCTGGTCACAGATAAGGGCTTTCCCGGGGTGATGATCCGGCTGAAGGGTGAGCTTGCCAGGGTTGCGTCTGTTGCAGGTTCTGGTCGTCGAGTGCCTGAGGAAGACGGGGCGCTGATCAACGCAGGAGGTGGTTGCTCACTTGCCAGTTTCCTGTCCTGGTGTACCAAGCAGGGGTTGTCTGGTTTGGAATTCATGGCAGGTATTCCCGGCTCTGTTGGCGGGGCTGTGCGGATGAATGCTGGAGCCCTGGGGGGAGAGATCGGTGACAGGCTCCATTCGGTAGAATGTGTTGATGGCAGCGGCAGCCTTATCCGGGTGCCAAGGGCGGAGCTCCGGCTCTCCTATCGCAAGGCAGAACTGGCAGGGAAGGAGCTTGATGGGGTGATTGTCGCTTCGGCCTGTTTCAGGATGCAGCCGGGCGTGCAGGAAGAGATACGTTCCCGTTGTGCAGGCTTTCTCGCGCAAAGGAAAGGAAAACAGCCCGCCGGAGTGGCCTCGGCAGGCTCGTTTTTTAAAAATCCTGTGGGAGATGCTGCTGGTCGCTTGATTGAGGCTGCTGGTCTGAAAGGGCATCGCTGCGGAGGGGCCATGGTGTCTCCCGTGCATGCCAACTTCATTGTCAACACCGGGAAAAGTTCGGCAACAGATATTCTGACCTTAATGGAGCAGGTGCAGGAAACTGTGTTGCAAAAATTTGCCGTTAGCTTGGAACCGGAAGTGGAGATTATCTAG
- the murC gene encoding UDP-N-acetylmuramate--L-alanine ligase — MYKRKEHKQIHFVGIGGIGMSGIAELLLHLGYKVSGSDLNTTDITRRLELAGATVYEGHQASRVSGADVVVVSTAVAEDNPEVMAARDEQIPVIQRAEMLAELMRLKRFGIAIAGSHGKTSTSSLVASILDEAGLDPTVVVGGKVDCFEGSNAHFGEGEFLVAEADESDGSFLKLSPVIEVVTNIDLEHLDHYRDLDHIKETFLEFINKIPFYGVVVVCLDDHNLASLLPQIQRRKITYGLTEQADLQATKIVVNGRVSEFTVSYQGKELGRIRRNTPGRHTVYNTLAAIAVALELEIEFPLIAHAVEYFEGVQRRLEVKGEKQGVLVIDDYGHHPTEIRATLDAVRDGWPDRRLVVVFQPHRYTRTQGLFEEFSTAFYRADVLILTDIYPAGEKPIEGVDSEALLDAIKRHGQRQAYYHSNLSTLPPYLLDFIHKGDLVLTLGAGSIVHIGETLLELLD, encoded by the coding sequence ATGTATAAGAGAAAAGAACATAAGCAGATCCATTTTGTCGGAATAGGTGGCATTGGCATGTCTGGCATTGCCGAACTGCTGCTGCATTTGGGGTATAAGGTCAGTGGCTCAGACCTGAACACAACAGATATTACCCGGCGCCTGGAGTTGGCCGGGGCAACCGTGTATGAAGGACATCAGGCGAGCAGGGTGTCTGGAGCAGATGTGGTGGTGGTATCAACCGCTGTTGCTGAGGATAATCCCGAGGTCATGGCGGCGCGGGACGAACAGATTCCGGTGATTCAGCGGGCAGAGATGCTCGCCGAACTCATGCGCCTGAAGAGATTTGGTATTGCCATTGCTGGTAGTCACGGCAAGACCTCTACTTCCTCTTTGGTTGCGTCTATCCTTGATGAGGCAGGGTTGGATCCCACAGTGGTGGTGGGGGGCAAGGTTGATTGTTTTGAAGGCAGTAATGCCCATTTCGGTGAAGGTGAATTTTTGGTGGCCGAAGCTGACGAGAGTGATGGCTCCTTTCTCAAGCTTTCCCCGGTGATTGAGGTAGTCACCAATATTGATCTGGAACATCTGGATCATTACCGGGATTTAGACCATATCAAGGAAACCTTTCTTGAGTTTATTAACAAAATACCTTTTTATGGGGTTGTGGTTGTCTGTCTTGATGATCATAATCTTGCCAGCCTGCTCCCGCAGATCCAACGGAGAAAGATCACCTATGGCCTGACGGAACAGGCCGATCTTCAGGCCACTAAGATTGTCGTCAACGGGCGTGTAAGTGAGTTTACGGTCTCATATCAGGGGAAAGAACTGGGGCGAATCAGGCGGAACACGCCGGGACGTCACACGGTCTATAACACCCTGGCCGCCATTGCGGTTGCCCTTGAGCTGGAGATAGAATTTCCTCTTATTGCCCATGCAGTGGAGTATTTTGAGGGGGTTCAGAGACGGCTTGAGGTCAAGGGAGAAAAACAGGGGGTCTTGGTAATTGATGATTATGGACATCATCCCACGGAAATCCGGGCAACCCTGGATGCTGTCCGGGACGGTTGGCCGGATCGGCGTCTTGTTGTGGTTTTTCAACCGCACCGCTACACTCGTACCCAGGGATTGTTTGAGGAATTTTCAACCGCCTTTTATCGGGCCGATGTTTTGATTCTGACAGATATCTATCCAGCCGGTGAAAAGCCTATTGAAGGGGTGGATAGCGAGGCCCTGCTTGATGCCATAAAGCGGCACGGCCAGCGGCAGGCCTATTATCATTCAAACCTCTCTACCCTTCCTCCTTATCTTCTTGATTTTATACATAAGGGGGATTTGGTGCTGACCCTTGGGGCGGGCAGTATCGTCCATATCGGAGAAACATTGCTGGAGCTGCTGGATTAA
- a CDS encoding omptin family outer membrane protease: protein MKQAAKKKAIRKIRGLGVAFGLMGTGMLFNQAQAAAYVDPYITSMIDLSFGLEEVSGDMTSSIGGEINHANGQNENTFFPISELKWPMDILLARFDGSLTLNPMWRINGTLKTAVDDPDETMIDRDWFASGGPADIYSESSISEFEAFILDLDFEWTYLQQGPWSLSAGIGYLYQDFEYEGNLIMQYSPTGISGYTYVGNGSTGVTYENTFSMIYFLLAADVQLTSQFELAGKFSVAPLASSEDELHHLYYNKVSTGDMDGTAYMFEVSGTFQISPWWFVEAGVQLTDISVDGDQYQVLAGEPLGQIDQEVESDQGSVYITMGYSF from the coding sequence ATGAAACAAGCAGCAAAAAAAAAGGCGATACGCAAAATACGAGGACTTGGAGTGGCATTCGGATTGATGGGCACCGGTATGCTGTTCAACCAGGCCCAGGCTGCTGCCTACGTTGATCCGTACATAACAAGTATGATTGACCTCTCCTTTGGTCTGGAGGAGGTGAGCGGCGATATGACCTCTTCCATCGGTGGCGAAATCAACCATGCCAATGGACAGAATGAGAATACCTTCTTCCCGATCAGTGAACTGAAGTGGCCCATGGATATCCTGCTGGCCCGCTTTGATGGCTCGCTGACCCTGAACCCCATGTGGCGCATCAATGGGACCCTGAAGACCGCTGTTGATGATCCTGACGAAACCATGATCGACCGGGATTGGTTTGCTTCGGGCGGACCAGCGGATATCTACTCGGAAAGCAGTATCTCTGAGTTTGAGGCATTCATCCTGGATCTGGATTTTGAGTGGACTTACCTCCAGCAGGGACCGTGGAGCCTCTCTGCCGGTATCGGTTACCTGTATCAGGACTTTGAGTACGAGGGCAACCTGATCATGCAGTACTCTCCCACCGGTATTTCAGGCTATACCTATGTCGGCAACGGCTCTACCGGCGTTACCTATGAGAACACCTTTTCCATGATCTATTTCCTGCTGGCTGCTGATGTGCAGTTGACCTCGCAGTTTGAGCTCGCAGGAAAATTTTCTGTGGCGCCTCTAGCCTCTTCCGAGGATGAACTCCATCATCTTTACTATAATAAGGTGTCTACCGGCGATATGGACGGCACTGCCTATATGTTTGAGGTGAGCGGGACCTTCCAGATCTCGCCGTGGTGGTTTGTGGAAGCGGGCGTGCAGTTGACGGATATCTCTGTTGACGGGGATCAGTACCAGGTGCTTGCCGGGGAGCCGTTGGGGCAGATTGATCAGGAAGTTGAAAGTGATCAGGGGTCAGTATATATAACCATGGGGTATTCCTTTTAA
- the ispH gene encoding 4-hydroxy-3-methylbut-2-enyl diphosphate reductase — MEVILARPRGFCAGVNRAINVVNKALEVYQPPVYVLHEIVHNTHVIRELEEKGAVFVEQLEDIPKGSIAIFSAHGVSQAVKERANELGLRTINATCPLVSKVHRRVSLLNKINYDVVVIGHKGHPEVEGTCGHASGSVHVVSSPDEVQCLQVNTPSRVGYVTQTTLSIDDTAEMLKALRRRFPEISAPSRTDICFATSNRQTAVRELSKAVDLILVVGSKNSSNSNRLREVAQKNNIPAHLIDHAGEIERGWLDKARRIGITAGASAPEHLVTELVAWLRENYKVRTVREMDGVDETICFQLPPI; from the coding sequence ATGGAGGTCATCCTTGCCCGACCGCGCGGCTTCTGCGCCGGTGTCAACAGGGCCATCAATGTGGTGAACAAGGCCCTGGAGGTCTACCAGCCCCCGGTCTATGTCCTGCATGAAATCGTCCATAATACCCATGTGATCAGGGAGCTGGAGGAAAAAGGGGCTGTTTTTGTTGAACAGCTTGAGGATATCCCCAAAGGTTCGATAGCTATTTTCAGTGCCCACGGGGTTTCCCAGGCCGTCAAAGAACGGGCGAACGAGCTGGGCCTTCGGACCATCAACGCCACCTGTCCCCTGGTCTCCAAGGTACACCGTCGCGTCAGCCTGTTAAATAAAATCAACTATGATGTGGTGGTGATCGGTCATAAGGGACATCCAGAGGTTGAGGGGACCTGCGGCCATGCCTCTGGTTCCGTGCATGTGGTTTCATCACCAGATGAGGTGCAATGTCTCCAGGTCAATACCCCCAGCCGCGTGGGTTATGTCACCCAAACCACCCTCAGCATTGATGACACCGCAGAAATGTTGAAGGCGCTACGCAGAAGGTTCCCGGAAATCAGCGCGCCTTCCCGCACAGATATCTGCTTTGCCACCAGCAACCGGCAAACAGCTGTTCGAGAGCTCAGTAAAGCAGTGGACCTCATCCTGGTTGTCGGTTCAAAGAACAGCTCGAACTCAAACCGACTCCGTGAGGTCGCCCAAAAGAATAATATCCCCGCACACCTTATTGATCATGCAGGAGAGATAGAGCGGGGATGGCTGGATAAGGCCCGGCGGATAGGCATAACAGCCGGGGCCTCGGCACCGGAGCACCTTGTCACCGAGTTGGTCGCCTGGTTACGCGAAAACTACAAGGTAAGAACGGTCCGGGAGATGGATGGGGTGGATGAAACGATCTGTTTTCAATTACCACCCATATAG
- a CDS encoding radical SAM protein translates to MHPLLATETGTVRKKWKGRLPVALLYPNTYPLAVSNLGFQLLYRLLNASDEIVCERFVYPQGQEPFRSLESSRPLADFPLVLGSISFEHDYVHLVAMLAAGGVAPYAADRPTEIAAGSPLVVLGGVAVFMNPEPLALFADLMVIGEAEAVLPQLLPALAELTDRRRLVDIGATIPGCYVPSAYSLSYDSEGRVCEIAVQDGLPQQVRRVALEKTSLAAHSELLSPEAELGMYMTELGRGCSRGCRFCAAGFIYRPPRLWSAEAVQESLAQRPPEVDRVGLLGMEMAAPELLDQLAGSLQANGCSLSFSSLRADRISPQLLELLSRSGLKSVAIAPDGCSQRLRRVINKGLSEEDLIAAAVALVDAGIYTLKLYVMVGLPTETEQDLEEFVGLVRKIRQEILPIGQKKGRLCELILSVNSFVPKPWTPFQYLSFGGQEREQARQDRDCTAAVLNLKKKIKQLKKAFARVDNLHIKVDRPDKVLAQAVFSRVDRRIGPALLDIGMGKASFKQAMKRHGLSSWQYAVRPREDDELFCWQVVDHGIQAGYLAKELKRSLTGQTTPPCDTSSCRRCGVCGLNPCL, encoded by the coding sequence GTGCATCCCCTGCTTGCAACAGAGACTGGTACAGTCCGCAAAAAATGGAAGGGCCGCTTGCCAGTGGCCCTTCTCTATCCTAATACCTATCCCCTTGCTGTCTCTAATCTTGGTTTTCAGCTTCTTTATCGCCTCCTGAATGCCTCGGACGAGATCGTCTGTGAGCGTTTTGTCTATCCTCAAGGGCAGGAGCCCTTTCGTTCCCTGGAATCCAGCCGTCCTTTGGCGGATTTTCCCCTTGTTTTGGGTTCTATCAGTTTTGAACACGACTATGTCCATCTGGTTGCGATGCTGGCTGCCGGTGGTGTGGCACCCTATGCAGCGGACAGGCCAACGGAAATTGCAGCAGGCTCACCCCTAGTTGTGCTGGGTGGGGTTGCAGTCTTTATGAATCCCGAGCCCTTGGCCCTCTTTGCCGATTTGATGGTGATTGGGGAGGCAGAGGCGGTCTTGCCCCAGCTCCTGCCTGCTCTGGCCGAGCTGACTGATAGGCGCAGGCTGGTGGATATTGGAGCGACCATCCCTGGCTGCTATGTGCCCTCTGCTTATAGTTTGAGCTATGATAGCGAGGGGCGGGTATGCGAAATTGCTGTCCAGGATGGCCTGCCCCAACAGGTTCGTCGGGTGGCCCTGGAAAAGACCTCGTTAGCGGCCCATTCCGAACTCCTTTCCCCTGAAGCGGAGCTGGGAATGTACATGACGGAGTTGGGGCGGGGATGCAGTCGCGGTTGCCGTTTTTGCGCAGCTGGTTTTATTTATCGTCCCCCTCGACTCTGGTCAGCTGAGGCCGTGCAGGAGAGTCTTGCCCAGCGGCCTCCAGAGGTTGACCGGGTGGGGTTGCTGGGCATGGAGATGGCAGCCCCGGAGCTGCTGGATCAGCTTGCCGGTTCCCTGCAGGCTAACGGCTGCTCGCTCTCTTTTTCTTCTTTGCGGGCAGACCGGATTTCTCCGCAGCTGCTGGAGCTGCTGTCCCGTTCCGGGCTGAAATCGGTGGCCATTGCGCCGGATGGCTGTTCCCAACGCCTGCGCCGGGTGATCAATAAGGGGCTGAGCGAGGAAGACCTGATCGCGGCAGCGGTTGCCTTGGTCGATGCAGGAATCTATACCCTCAAGCTCTATGTCATGGTTGGCCTGCCCACAGAAACCGAACAGGATCTGGAAGAATTTGTTGGTCTTGTGCGAAAAATCCGCCAGGAGATCCTGCCGATCGGCCAGAAAAAAGGACGTCTCTGCGAACTGATCCTTTCGGTGAACTCCTTTGTCCCTAAGCCCTGGACGCCGTTTCAGTATCTTTCCTTTGGTGGGCAGGAGAGGGAACAGGCCAGACAGGATAGGGACTGCACTGCGGCAGTGCTCAACTTGAAGAAGAAGATTAAACAGCTGAAAAAGGCCTTTGCCAGAGTGGACAATCTCCATATCAAGGTCGATCGACCGGATAAGGTCCTTGCTCAGGCCGTTTTTTCCCGGGTAGATCGGCGGATCGGCCCGGCTTTGCTTGATATAGGTATGGGGAAGGCGAGCTTTAAACAGGCTATGAAGCGACATGGCCTCTCTTCCTGGCAGTATGCGGTCCGTCCCAGGGAGGATGATGAGTTGTTTTGCTGGCAGGTGGTTGATCATGGCATTCAGGCGGGGTATCTCGCCAAGGAGCTGAAGCGCTCTTTAACAGGCCAAACCACCCCGCCCTGTGATACGAGCTCCTGTCGCCGTTGTGGAGTTTGCGGGCTGAATCCTTGTTTGTAG